In Felis catus isolate Fca126 chromosome C2, F.catus_Fca126_mat1.0, whole genome shotgun sequence, a single window of DNA contains:
- the CRYAA gene encoding alpha-crystallin A chain — protein sequence MDIAIQHPWFKRALGPFYPSRLFDQFFGEGLFEYDLLPFLSSTISPYYRQSLFRTVLDSGISEVRSDRDKFVIFLDVKHFSPEDLTVKVLEDFVEIHGKHNERQDDHGYISREFHRRYRLPSNVDQSALSCSLSADGMLTFSGPKVPSGVDAGHSERAIPVSREEKPSSAPSS from the exons ATGGACATCGCCATCCAGCACCCCTGGTTCAAACGTGCGCTGGGCCCCTTCTACCCCAGCCGGCTGTTTGACCAGTTTTTCGGCGAGGGTCTCTTCGAGTACGACCTGCTGCCCTTCCTGTCCTCCACCATCAGCCCCTATTACCGCCAGTCCCTGTTCCGCACCGTGCTGGACTCCGGCATCTCCGAG GTCCGCTCTGACCGGGACAAGTTCGTCATCTTCCTGGACGTGAAGCACTTCTCCCCGGAGGACCTCACTGTGAAAGTGCTGGAGGACTTTGTGGAGATCCACGGCAAGCACAACGAGAGGCAG GACGACCATGGCTACATCTCCCGTGAGTTCCACCGCCGTTACCGTCTGCCTTCCAACGTGGACCAGTCGGCGCTCTCCTGCTCCCTGTCCGCGGATGGCATGCTGACCTTCTCTGGCCCCAAGGTCCCGTCTGGCGTGGATGCTGGCCACAGCGAGAGAGCCATCCCCGTGTCGCGGGAGGAGAAGCCCAGCTCTGCGCCCTCGTCCTAA